One segment of Streptomyces sp. NA02950 DNA contains the following:
- a CDS encoding glycoside hydrolase family 15 protein, which produces MDTYPKISDHGLIGDLQTAALVATDGTIDWFCSPRFDSPSVFAALLDQGRGGHFRITPGHPDYITKQLYLPDTAILITRFMTPDGVGEVYDFMPVAPGTATDRHRLVRMIRVVRGRMRFELDCCPRPGYGRERHALKLHDEGAVFHGDTVDITLHPAGDRVSEHTEIHAADGDIRSTLDLAAGQAAGVVLDTAEAGHAVPPRRVPEEEILRLLDTTTRFWRRWTRGSRYTGRWRETVARSAITLKLMTYAPTGALVAAPTAALPEQIGGERNWDYRYTWIRDASFSIYALLGLGFTAEAEAFANWLRDRVVEKAGDASGPMKIMYRVDGSSELVEETLDHFEGYRGSGPVRIGNGAADQLQLDIYGEMMDSLFHADTHGITVGHRAWSEMSRVVDWLCDNWDRPEEGIWETRGGRQNFTYGRMMSWVALDRAVRLAESRGRPSHQTMWRVTRDSVYQQIMDRGWNRTREAFVQHYGSPVLDASLLLMPLIGFVEPRDPMWLSTLDAMNQDLVSDSLVYRYDPAASPDGLVGSEGTFSMCTFWYVDALARSGRLEQARLTFEKMLTYANHLGLFSEEIGLTGEQLGNYPQAFSHLALVNAAVNLDYQLDHGSGWVGPVLGLSTA; this is translated from the coding sequence ATGGACACCTATCCGAAGATCAGTGACCACGGACTCATCGGGGATCTCCAGACCGCGGCACTGGTGGCCACCGATGGCACGATCGACTGGTTCTGCAGTCCGCGATTCGACTCCCCGAGCGTCTTCGCCGCCCTGCTCGACCAGGGACGCGGCGGACACTTCCGGATCACCCCGGGACATCCGGACTACATCACCAAACAGCTCTACCTCCCGGACACCGCCATTCTCATCACCCGGTTCATGACCCCGGACGGCGTCGGCGAGGTGTACGACTTCATGCCGGTCGCCCCGGGCACCGCCACCGACCGCCACCGGCTGGTCCGGATGATCCGGGTGGTGCGCGGCCGGATGCGGTTCGAGCTGGACTGCTGCCCCCGGCCGGGCTACGGACGCGAACGCCACGCCCTGAAGCTCCACGACGAGGGAGCCGTCTTCCACGGCGACACGGTCGACATCACCCTGCACCCCGCGGGAGACCGGGTCAGCGAGCACACCGAGATCCACGCCGCCGACGGGGACATCCGCTCCACCCTCGACCTGGCCGCGGGCCAGGCCGCGGGCGTTGTCCTGGACACCGCCGAGGCGGGCCACGCGGTGCCTCCCCGGCGGGTGCCCGAGGAGGAGATCCTGCGGCTGCTGGACACCACCACCCGCTTCTGGCGCCGCTGGACACGCGGCTCGCGCTACACCGGACGCTGGCGGGAGACGGTGGCCCGGTCCGCCATCACCCTCAAGCTGATGACCTACGCGCCCACCGGTGCCCTGGTGGCCGCCCCGACCGCCGCGCTCCCCGAACAGATCGGCGGGGAGCGCAACTGGGACTACCGCTACACCTGGATCAGGGACGCCTCGTTCTCCATCTACGCGCTGCTCGGGCTGGGTTTCACCGCCGAGGCCGAGGCGTTCGCCAACTGGCTGCGGGACCGGGTGGTGGAGAAGGCGGGTGACGCCTCGGGACCGATGAAGATCATGTACCGGGTGGACGGCAGCTCCGAGCTCGTGGAGGAGACCCTCGACCACTTCGAGGGCTACCGCGGCTCGGGCCCGGTCCGGATCGGCAACGGCGCCGCCGACCAGCTGCAACTCGACATCTACGGCGAGATGATGGACTCGCTCTTCCACGCGGACACCCACGGGATCACCGTCGGCCACCGCGCCTGGTCCGAGATGTCCCGGGTCGTCGACTGGCTCTGCGACAACTGGGACCGCCCGGAGGAGGGCATCTGGGAGACCCGCGGCGGCCGCCAGAACTTCACCTACGGACGGATGATGTCCTGGGTCGCGCTGGACCGCGCCGTCAGACTCGCCGAGAGCCGCGGCCGCCCCAGCCACCAGACCATGTGGCGGGTCACCCGGGACTCCGTCTATCAGCAGATCATGGACCGCGGCTGGAACCGGACCCGCGAGGCGTTCGTGCAGCACTACGGCTCGCCCGTGCTCGACGCCTCGCTGCTGCTGATGCCGCTCATCGGCTTCGTCGAACCCCGCGACCCCATGTGGCTGTCCACCCTCGACGCGATGAACCAGGACCTGGTGTCCGACAGCCTCGTCTACCGGTACGACCCGGCCGCCTCGCCCGACGGACTGGTCGGCTCCGAGGGCACCTTCTCCATGTGCACCTTCTGGTACGTGGACGCGCTCGCCCGCTCCGGCAGGCTGGAGCAGGCCCGGCTGACGTTCGAGAAGATGCTCACCTACGCCAACCACCTCGGACTGTTCTCCGAGGAGATCGGGCTCACCGGTGAGCAACTGGGCAACTACCCCCAGGCGTTCAGCCATCTCGCCCTGGTCAACGCCGCCGTCAACCTCGACTACCAGCTCGACCACGGCTCCGGATGGGTGGGACCCGTCCTGGGTCTGAGCACCGCATGA
- a CDS encoding SDR family oxidoreductase: protein MNASAEQPRPIPLPPLLTGQKALVTGANSGIGKATALALGRAGADVVVNYVSDRPSAEAVVKEIEGHGVRSFAHQADVSQEDQVVDMVKAVVDRFGTLDILVSNAGLQRDAPTVRMTLAEWRQVLDVNLTGQFLCAREAIKEFLRRGVVPEVSRAAGKIVCMSSVHQIIPWGGHVNYVSSKGGVAMMMQTLAQELAPQRIRVNAVAPGAIKTPINRSAWETPEALDDLLSLIPYGRIGVPDDIANAVVLLASDLCDYVVGTTLYVDGGMTLFPGFATGG from the coding sequence GTGAACGCCAGTGCCGAGCAGCCCCGTCCGATCCCGCTGCCCCCGCTGCTCACCGGGCAGAAGGCCCTGGTGACCGGGGCCAACTCGGGCATCGGCAAGGCCACGGCGCTCGCCCTGGGCCGCGCGGGCGCCGATGTGGTCGTCAACTACGTCTCCGACCGCCCCTCGGCCGAGGCCGTGGTCAAGGAGATCGAGGGCCACGGGGTGCGGTCCTTCGCCCACCAGGCGGACGTGTCCCAGGAGGACCAGGTGGTCGACATGGTCAAGGCCGTGGTCGACCGCTTCGGCACCTTGGACATCCTGGTGTCCAACGCCGGGCTCCAGCGTGACGCCCCGACGGTGCGGATGACCCTGGCGGAGTGGCGACAGGTCCTCGATGTCAATCTCACCGGCCAGTTCCTCTGCGCCCGGGAGGCGATCAAGGAGTTCCTGCGGCGCGGGGTGGTGCCGGAGGTGTCCCGGGCGGCCGGGAAGATCGTCTGTATGAGTTCGGTCCACCAGATCATCCCGTGGGGCGGACATGTGAACTACGTGTCGTCGAAGGGGGGTGTGGCGATGATGATGCAGACCCTGGCACAGGAGCTCGCCCCGCAGCGGATCCGGGTGAACGCGGTGGCGCCCGGTGCCATCAAGACCCCCATCAACCGCAGCGCGTGGGAGACCCCGGAGGCGCTGGACGATCTGCTGTCCCTCATCCCCTACGGACGGATCGGCGTCCCGGACGACATCGCCAACGCGGTGGTACTGCTCGCCTCGGACCTGTGCGACTACGTGGTGGGCACCACCCTCTACGTGGACGGCGGAATGACCCTCTTCCCCGGCTTCGCGACCGGCGGCTGA
- the gcl gene encoding glyoxylate carboligase codes for MARMTAARAAVEILKCEGTTHVFGLPGAAINPFYAAMRGDGGLTHILARHVEGASHMAEGYTRARAGNIGVCVGTSGPAGTDMITGLYSAGADSVPILCVTGQAPVAALHKEDFQAVDIAAVAGPLAKMAMTVLEPAQVPGAFQQAFHLMRSGRPGPVLIDLPVDVQMAEIEFDPDTYAPLPVYRPSATRAQIDKALRMLQSSERPLIVAGGGVVGADASALLVEFAELTGVPVVPTLMGWGSIPDDHPLMAGMVGVQTSQRYGNATLLESDFVLGIGNRWANRHTGGIETYTRGRTFVHVDIEPTQIGRVFAPDLGIVSDAGAALELFVTAARELRRTGSLEDRSAWAASCLRRKGSLLRRTHFDEVPVKPQRVYEEMNRAFGRETRYVSTIGLSQIQAAQLLHVYRPRHWINAGQAGPLGWTAPAALGVATADPEAAVVALSGDYDFQFMIEELAVGAQFRIPYIHVVVNNAYLGLIRQAQRGFDMDFCVQLSFDNVNAPELGGYGVDHVKVVEGLGCKAIRVHEPRDILPALEEAKKLMAEYRVPVMVEIILERVTNVAMGTELDNVVEFEELATVPGHAPTAVHTALDRAGRGVVFRQPPVAKPGKRVIPPST; via the coding sequence ATGGCGCGCATGACCGCGGCCCGGGCAGCGGTGGAGATCCTGAAGTGTGAAGGCACCACCCACGTCTTCGGGCTCCCCGGTGCGGCGATCAACCCCTTCTACGCCGCGATGCGCGGCGACGGCGGCCTCACCCACATCCTCGCCCGGCATGTCGAGGGCGCCTCGCACATGGCCGAGGGCTACACCCGGGCCAGGGCCGGGAACATCGGGGTGTGCGTGGGCACCAGCGGCCCGGCCGGCACCGACATGATCACCGGGCTGTACTCGGCGGGCGCCGACTCGGTCCCGATCCTGTGCGTCACGGGCCAGGCGCCGGTGGCCGCCCTGCACAAGGAGGACTTCCAGGCGGTCGACATCGCCGCGGTCGCCGGGCCGCTGGCCAAGATGGCCATGACCGTCCTCGAACCCGCCCAGGTGCCGGGCGCGTTCCAGCAGGCGTTCCACCTCATGCGCTCCGGGCGGCCCGGCCCGGTCCTCATCGACCTGCCCGTCGACGTCCAGATGGCCGAGATCGAGTTCGACCCGGACACCTACGCACCGCTGCCCGTCTACCGGCCGTCCGCGACCCGGGCGCAGATCGACAAGGCCCTGCGGATGCTCCAGTCCTCGGAACGTCCGCTGATCGTCGCGGGCGGCGGAGTGGTGGGCGCCGACGCGTCCGCCCTCCTGGTCGAGTTCGCGGAGCTGACCGGGGTGCCGGTGGTGCCCACCTTGATGGGCTGGGGATCCATCCCCGACGACCATCCGCTGATGGCCGGTATGGTCGGCGTCCAGACCTCCCAGCGGTACGGCAACGCCACCCTGCTGGAGTCCGACTTCGTGCTGGGCATCGGCAACCGCTGGGCCAATCGCCACACCGGCGGCATCGAGACCTACACCCGGGGCCGGACCTTCGTCCATGTGGACATCGAACCCACCCAGATCGGCCGGGTGTTCGCGCCCGACCTCGGCATCGTCTCCGATGCCGGGGCCGCCCTGGAGCTGTTCGTCACCGCCGCCCGTGAGCTCCGGCGCACCGGCTCGCTCGAGGACCGTTCCGCCTGGGCCGCGAGCTGTCTGCGGCGCAAGGGATCCCTGCTGCGCAGAACCCACTTCGATGAGGTGCCGGTCAAACCGCAGCGGGTCTACGAGGAGATGAACCGGGCGTTCGGCCGGGAGACCCGCTATGTCAGCACCATCGGTCTGTCTCAGATCCAGGCCGCCCAGCTGCTGCACGTCTACCGCCCCCGGCACTGGATCAACGCCGGTCAGGCCGGTCCGCTGGGCTGGACCGCCCCGGCCGCGCTCGGGGTGGCGACGGCCGATCCGGAGGCCGCCGTGGTGGCGCTCTCCGGCGACTACGACTTCCAGTTCATGATCGAGGAGCTGGCCGTCGGGGCGCAGTTCCGGATCCCGTACATCCATGTGGTCGTCAACAACGCCTATCTGGGCCTGATCCGCCAGGCCCAGCGCGGTTTCGACATGGACTTCTGCGTCCAGCTCTCCTTCGACAACGTCAACGCCCCCGAGCTGGGTGGCTACGGGGTCGACCATGTGAAGGTCGTGGAGGGGCTGGGCTGCAAGGCCATCAGGGTCCATGAGCCGCGGGACATCCTTCCGGCGCTGGAGGAGGCCAAGAAGCTGATGGCCGAGTACCGGGTGCCGGTGATGGTGGAGATCATCCTCGAACGGGTCACCAACGTGGCCATGGGCACCGAACTGGACAACGTGGTCGAGTTCGAGGAACTCGCCACCGTCCCCGGCCATGCCCCGACCGCCGTGCACACCGCCCTCGACCGAGCCGGGCGGGGCGTGGTGTTCCGTCAGCCGCCGGTCGCGAAGCCGGGGAAGAGGGTCATTCCGCCGTCCACGTAG
- a CDS encoding LysR family transcriptional regulator, whose protein sequence is MSLELRQLRCLVAIADAGSFTDAAIDLGVSQAAVSRTLASLEAVLGVRLLRRTSREVVPTAAGTQVLSRARRLLAEADDLVREAATGHSRLRIGHAWSAMGRHTLEFQRRWPAARPDVELHLVRTNSATGGLAEGACDIAVVRTEPEDRRIESVVVGLERRYCTMAADDPWARRRSIRLAETGDRTLVIDRRTGTTTADLWPPDRRPVMEYTQDVDDWLSVIATGRCIGITAESTVTQYPRAGIVFRPLRDAAPIPVRLIWWRDDPHPAAPAAVALLTDLYRREG, encoded by the coding sequence ATGAGTCTCGAACTACGGCAGCTGCGCTGCCTCGTCGCGATCGCCGACGCGGGCAGCTTCACCGACGCCGCCATCGACCTGGGCGTCTCCCAGGCGGCCGTCTCCCGTACCCTCGCCTCGCTCGAAGCCGTGCTCGGCGTACGGCTGCTGCGCCGCACCAGCCGGGAGGTGGTGCCCACCGCGGCCGGCACCCAGGTCCTCTCCCGTGCCCGCCGTCTGCTGGCCGAGGCCGACGACCTGGTGCGCGAGGCCGCCACCGGGCACAGCAGGCTGCGGATCGGCCACGCCTGGTCGGCCATGGGCCGCCACACCCTGGAGTTCCAGCGCCGCTGGCCCGCGGCGCGCCCGGACGTGGAACTGCATCTGGTGCGCACCAACTCCGCGACGGGAGGGCTTGCCGAGGGCGCCTGCGACATCGCCGTGGTCCGCACCGAGCCCGAGGACCGGCGGATCGAGAGTGTGGTGGTCGGGCTCGAGCGGCGCTACTGCACGATGGCCGCCGACGACCCGTGGGCGCGCCGCCGTTCCATCCGGCTCGCCGAGACCGGCGACCGCACCCTGGTCATCGACCGGCGCACCGGCACCACCACCGCCGATCTGTGGCCGCCGGACCGCCGTCCGGTCATGGAGTACACCCAGGACGTCGACGACTGGCTCTCCGTCATCGCGACCGGGCGCTGTATCGGGATCACGGCCGAGTCCACCGTGACCCAGTACCCGCGGGCCGGGATCGTCTTCCGGCCGCTGCGGGACGCCGCGCCCATCCCGGTGCGGCTCATCTGGTGGCGGGACGACCCCCATCCGGCCGCACCGGCCGCCGTGGCCCTGCTGACCGACCTCTACCGGCGGGAGGGCTGA
- a CDS encoding DMT family transporter, giving the protein MMCGSGLSNQTGAAIGALAFPVIGPAGVVAVRQWVAAVVLLSVGRPRLRSFTARQWRPVLLLAAVFATMNLSLYSAIDRVGLGLAVTLEFLGPLAVALAGSRRAVDLACALVAAAGVVTLTRPQPSTDYLGIGLGLLAAVCWASYILLNGTIGRRLPGAEGSAAAAGLSGLLFVPVGTVVLLHHPPTGPALVCAAVAGVLSSAVPFVSDVQALRRVPARFFGIFMSVNPVLAAVVGLVVLGESLTWSAWTAMAAVVVSNAVSVLASGRRAG; this is encoded by the coding sequence ATGATGTGCGGCAGCGGGCTGTCCAACCAGACCGGTGCCGCGATCGGCGCGCTGGCCTTCCCGGTGATCGGTCCGGCCGGGGTGGTGGCGGTGCGGCAGTGGGTGGCGGCGGTGGTGCTGCTGTCCGTCGGACGGCCGCGCCTCCGGTCGTTCACCGCCCGGCAGTGGCGCCCGGTGCTGCTGCTGGCGGCGGTGTTCGCCACGATGAACCTGTCGCTGTACAGCGCGATCGACCGGGTCGGCCTCGGCCTGGCGGTGACGCTGGAGTTCCTCGGCCCGCTGGCGGTGGCGCTGGCCGGTTCCCGACGGGCCGTGGACCTGGCGTGTGCGCTGGTCGCCGCGGCCGGGGTGGTGACCCTGACCCGGCCGCAGCCGTCCACCGACTACCTGGGCATCGGCCTGGGCCTGCTGGCCGCCGTGTGCTGGGCGTCCTACATCCTGCTGAACGGAACGATCGGGCGCAGGCTGCCGGGAGCCGAGGGTTCGGCGGCCGCCGCCGGGCTGTCGGGACTGCTGTTCGTGCCCGTCGGCACCGTGGTCCTGCTCCACCATCCGCCGACCGGACCGGCGCTGGTCTGTGCGGCGGTCGCGGGGGTGCTGTCCTCGGCCGTGCCGTTCGTCAGCGATGTGCAGGCCCTGCGGCGGGTGCCCGCGCGGTTCTTCGGGATCTTCATGAGCGTCAACCCGGTGCTGGCCGCCGTGGTGGGCCTGGTCGTGCTGGGCGAGTCGCTGACGTGGAGCGCCTGGACGGCCATGGCCGCCGTCGTGGTCAGCAACGCGGTCAGCGTCCTGGCATCGGGGCGCCGCGCCGGGTGA
- a CDS encoding Vms1/Ankzf1 family peptidyl-tRNA hydrolase gives MDVGFLKPLFDRPGPWACVYMDTSRTTEDAPRRRKLRERYVADQLTGQGADPATCEALVGRLAGERATRPSAGRALFAAGGEVVLDMPLAVSPGDVATSWTSLPRVAPLAALRGEWPSCMLAYVDRSGADLELRDAGGSHPLCHTSGGSPPGRGHRSVPADRYEWRYRNRMENSWDHTADQVAEELLRRWPDSHAQLLILTGDPRERRAVRDRLPEPLRERAVEVQRGSRAAGSSRALLEAEIDHARAEHARSHLESVLDAFRAGRGRPGAQSGHDGSAPSGAAEGVPAVVEAMRSHQAATLLLGQAGGDMRHEVWVGPSADQVAVQRAQARALGVSTPEPARADDALMRSAAVADTEVLLVPEGVSGPAGGLGAVLRWHGA, from the coding sequence ATGGATGTTGGTTTCCTGAAGCCGTTGTTCGATCGTCCCGGTCCGTGGGCGTGTGTCTACATGGACACCTCGCGGACCACGGAGGACGCGCCCCGGCGGCGCAAGCTGCGGGAGCGGTATGTGGCCGATCAGCTGACCGGCCAGGGCGCCGACCCCGCCACCTGCGAGGCGTTGGTCGGCAGACTCGCCGGGGAGCGGGCGACCAGGCCGTCGGCGGGGCGGGCGCTGTTCGCCGCGGGCGGAGAGGTGGTCCTCGACATGCCGCTCGCCGTGTCACCGGGCGATGTGGCCACCTCGTGGACCTCGCTGCCGCGGGTGGCGCCGCTGGCCGCCCTGCGGGGCGAGTGGCCGTCCTGCATGCTGGCCTACGTCGACCGGTCGGGCGCCGATCTGGAGTTGCGGGACGCCGGTGGCTCCCATCCGCTGTGCCACACCTCGGGCGGAAGTCCACCGGGCCGGGGACACCGGTCCGTACCCGCCGACCGGTACGAGTGGCGCTACCGCAACCGGATGGAGAACAGCTGGGACCACACCGCGGACCAGGTCGCCGAGGAACTGCTCCGCCGCTGGCCGGACAGCCATGCGCAGCTGCTGATCCTCACCGGTGACCCCCGGGAGCGCCGGGCGGTACGCGACCGGCTGCCCGAGCCGCTGCGGGAGCGGGCGGTGGAGGTGCAGCGCGGCAGTCGCGCCGCGGGAAGCTCGCGGGCGCTCCTCGAGGCGGAGATCGACCACGCCCGGGCCGAGCACGCCCGCTCCCACCTGGAGTCCGTCCTCGACGCCTTCCGCGCGGGGCGCGGCCGTCCGGGCGCGCAGAGCGGCCACGACGGCAGCGCGCCGAGCGGCGCGGCGGAGGGTGTGCCCGCGGTGGTGGAGGCGATGCGCAGCCACCAGGCGGCCACCCTGCTGCTGGGGCAGGCGGGCGGCGATATGCGCCATGAGGTGTGGGTCGGCCCCTCGGCCGACCAGGTGGCGGTGCAGCGGGCCCAGGCACGGGCGCTCGGGGTGAGCACACCCGAGCCCGCGCGCGCGGACGACGCGCTGATGCGCTCGGCCGCGGTGGCCGACACCGAGGTGCTGCTGGTGCCGGAGGGGGTGTCCGGCCCGGCCGGTGGCCTGGGCGCGGTGCTGCGCTGGCACGGCGCCTGA
- the polX gene encoding DNA polymerase/3'-5' exonuclease PolX: MARSNEEVEALLREYADLLLITGGDAFRARAYEKAARAIAGHPVDVARLDAKGLREIPNVGRSIADKVVEFLRTGTMPAVEEARAAIPAGVRELTAIPALGPKKAMLLYEELRISSVDQLAGAIEEHKLRDLKGFGPKSEENILHGIGLLRATGNRIPLDEAMEVADDIVAALSEVPGCRRCAYAGSLRRMKETVGDVDILVAAEESAPFMDAFTGLPYTTEVIAHGLKKTSIRTTKGLQVDLRVLPLDSWGAGMLYFTGSKAHNIRVRAIAVRHGLKLSEYGLFETKSGKKIASRSEEDVYARLGMEWIPPTLREDRGEVKAALDGSLPALVRESDLRGDLHTHTDLTDGLAPLEDMIAKAERRGYAYYAVTDHAPKLYMQQMTEEKMLAQRARLRGLDRGRGHRDTRLLHGVELNIDADGEVDWPGDFLEEFDVCVASVHSQFGQDRDTMTRRLVRACENPHVNIIGHPTTRLIGKRPGVDADLDEVFAACARTGTALEINAHPDRLDLSDENILRAKSHGVVFALDSDAHSTRDLDHMRYGVGIAQRGWLTTDDVINTWSLTRLRRFLRKKRTGGGR; the protein is encoded by the coding sequence ATGGCTCGCTCCAACGAGGAGGTCGAAGCCCTCCTGCGCGAGTACGCCGATCTCCTGCTGATCACGGGCGGAGACGCGTTCCGGGCGCGCGCCTACGAGAAGGCCGCGCGGGCCATCGCCGGCCATCCCGTCGATGTCGCGCGGCTGGACGCCAAGGGGCTGCGGGAGATCCCCAATGTCGGCCGGTCCATCGCCGACAAGGTCGTCGAATTCCTGCGGACCGGGACCATGCCCGCGGTCGAGGAGGCGCGGGCGGCCATCCCGGCGGGGGTCCGGGAACTGACCGCCATCCCCGCCCTCGGTCCGAAGAAGGCCATGCTGCTGTACGAGGAGTTGCGGATCTCCTCGGTCGACCAGCTGGCCGGGGCGATCGAGGAGCACAAGCTGCGCGATCTGAAGGGCTTCGGGCCGAAGTCGGAGGAGAACATCCTCCATGGCATCGGGCTGCTGCGGGCCACCGGAAACCGGATTCCACTGGACGAGGCCATGGAGGTCGCCGATGACATCGTGGCCGCCCTCTCCGAGGTGCCCGGCTGCCGGCGGTGTGCCTACGCGGGCTCGCTGCGGCGGATGAAGGAGACCGTCGGTGATGTCGACATCCTGGTGGCGGCGGAGGAATCCGCCCCGTTCATGGACGCCTTCACCGGGCTGCCGTACACCACCGAGGTCATCGCCCACGGGCTGAAGAAGACCTCGATCCGCACCACCAAGGGGCTCCAGGTGGATCTGCGGGTGCTGCCGCTGGATTCCTGGGGCGCGGGGATGCTGTACTTCACCGGCTCCAAGGCCCACAACATCCGCGTCCGCGCCATCGCCGTCCGGCACGGCCTCAAGCTCTCCGAATACGGCCTCTTCGAGACCAAGAGCGGAAAGAAGATCGCCTCGCGCAGCGAGGAGGACGTCTACGCCCGGCTCGGTATGGAATGGATCCCGCCGACGCTGCGCGAGGACCGCGGCGAGGTCAAGGCCGCCCTCGACGGCAGCCTGCCCGCGCTGGTCCGCGAGTCCGATCTGCGCGGTGATCTGCACACCCACACCGATCTGACCGACGGTCTGGCACCGCTGGAGGACATGATCGCCAAGGCCGAGCGGCGCGGTTACGCGTACTACGCGGTCACCGATCACGCGCCGAAGCTGTACATGCAGCAGATGACCGAGGAGAAGATGCTGGCCCAGCGGGCGCGGCTGCGCGGGCTGGACCGGGGGCGCGGCCACCGGGACACCCGGCTGCTGCACGGCGTGGAGCTCAACATCGACGCCGACGGCGAGGTGGACTGGCCGGGCGACTTCCTCGAGGAGTTCGATGTGTGCGTGGCCTCGGTGCACTCGCAGTTCGGCCAGGACCGGGACACCATGACCCGGCGGCTGGTGCGGGCCTGCGAGAACCCCCATGTGAACATCATCGGCCATCCCACGACCCGGCTCATCGGCAAACGGCCGGGCGTGGACGCCGATTTGGACGAGGTGTTCGCCGCCTGCGCCCGTACCGGCACCGCACTGGAGATCAACGCCCATCCGGACCGGCTGGATCTGTCCGACGAGAACATCCTGCGGGCGAAGTCGCACGGTGTGGTGTTCGCGCTGGACAGCGACGCGCACTCCACCCGCGATCTGGACCATATGCGCTACGGGGTGGGCATCGCCCAGCGCGGCTGGCTCACCACGGACGATGTCATCAACACCTGGTCGCTCACCCGGCTGCGGCGTTTTCTGCGCAAGAAACGCACCGGTGGGGGCCGTTGA
- a CDS encoding uracil-DNA glycosylase has protein sequence MAHPDRDPDSASGTWPARQAPKARALTELDARICRCRACPRLVEWREEAARTKRRAFADWDYWARPVPGFGPPDAAVAIVGLAPAAHGANRTGRMFTGDRSGDFLYAALYALGLASQPTATHRGHGLELHGVRITAPVHCAPPANRPTPGERDTCRPWLARELTLLRPTVRSVVALGAFGWQAALPALAAAGWQVPRPRPVFAHGARTELRAADGGAPLGLFGCYHVSQQNTFTGRLTPDMLCEVLRGAAEAAGLPVSGTD, from the coding sequence ATGGCCCATCCCGATCGTGACCCCGACTCCGCTTCCGGCACCTGGCCCGCCCGGCAGGCGCCGAAGGCCCGTGCCCTCACCGAGCTGGACGCGCGGATCTGCCGCTGCCGGGCCTGTCCGCGGCTGGTGGAGTGGCGGGAGGAGGCCGCCCGCACCAAGCGCCGGGCCTTCGCCGACTGGGACTACTGGGCCCGGCCGGTACCGGGGTTCGGACCGCCGGACGCCGCGGTGGCCATCGTCGGTCTCGCCCCGGCCGCACACGGCGCCAACCGGACGGGCCGGATGTTCACCGGCGACCGCTCCGGAGACTTCCTGTACGCGGCGCTGTACGCCCTCGGCCTGGCCAGTCAGCCCACCGCCACCCACCGCGGGCACGGGCTCGAGCTGCACGGCGTACGGATCACGGCGCCGGTGCACTGCGCACCGCCCGCCAACCGGCCCACCCCCGGGGAGCGGGACACCTGCCGCCCGTGGCTGGCCCGGGAACTCACCCTGCTGCGGCCGACGGTGCGCTCGGTCGTGGCGCTCGGCGCGTTCGGCTGGCAGGCCGCGCTGCCCGCGCTGGCCGCAGCCGGGTGGCAGGTGCCCCGTCCGCGCCCCGTCTTCGCACACGGGGCGCGGACCGAACTGCGAGCGGCCGACGGGGGCGCGCCGCTGGGGCTGTTCGGCTGCTATCACGTGAGCCAGCAGAACACCTTCACCGGACGGCTCACCCCGGACATGCTGTGCGAGGTGCTCCGCGGGGCGGCGGAGGCGGCCGGGCTGCCGGTGTCCGGTACGGACTGA